The genomic region TAGATGTTGTTGTTAGCGGAGGTTATGTATCTACTTTGTTCAACTATTTAAGACAGAACGTTGATTGCGAGATGTCCAAGTTTGCGTATTGGGATGAAGACGAGGCGCTGTTCGAGTGGCTTGAGGATAACAATAAATGGGCTGAAATACTCGGAAAAGCAATAATAAACTCGACACATGTCGCGTTATATACCAATGATATTTGGGACGACATTCTTCACGAGACTGATCATAGTGAGGATGCATATTATACTGATTGAGTGGTATTATATCATTACTCgcagttttagtttaattaatcgTAGTTTAATTTATTTAATCGTATTTTTAGTTTTCGGTAATCATAGTTTAATTTTATGTAATTGTAGTTTAATTTTATGGAAACTGGTTTGTGTTATAGGAAAATGAATTTCCAAAACACGTCACTCGAGATCACATAGATTGTGGGATGATAGTAAAATAAATTCACAAGAGATAAAAtttaaggtgttgtttgtttttctgTTTGCatatcttattatgtcttatgtctgcgcgtccgcagacgtttttactgcagaccgtttgtttttctgaagacataagataaaataaagtcttataatgtctgcagcctcgcagacttagaaatatgattctaagtgctgcagacagaattaagttattttgcagacataaaaacaaacattcTTCACTATTCAGCATACAGACATTTAGACCACATCTTCCTTACACACATGGTTCGCTAAAGCAAAAACATCTTGAAAAACAATTAACACCTAACGCCTAAGTGACTTATATTTAGTGCCTAACACTTAGAGGATTTTCATTTAATCATTGTGGAATACCAGGTATTGGTATCATGAATGTTCCGGCTTTATACTATATAAGCATATGGCACTAGGAAAATTTTTACTCTAGGCCACAGACTCTGATCAATAGAGATAGAAGTCGGGCACTGGAGCATAATGTCCTCTTTGTTTCAATAAGACCATCTCTAACGCAGCGTGCTCACCACCACTTTCAACCGAGCACGCCACTAACACGCCTATAATGCGGCGTGCTGGTGGCACATGGACTAGGCGTGACGGGAAGAATTCATGTGTGTTGAAGATTTCCTCTTTTTTGATTGGTtcaaattctatttttatttatttttaacccaCTATTTTACCCAACTTCCAAtcatattttaacacatcacccaacaCGCCACTCAACACTCTACCCCATTATTTACCAGTTTACCAGCACGCCCATCAAACACCCCAcccccacccagcaacacgccaaAACGTCTCGAAGGGTTAAAGATGGTCTAAGGCATATGCAAATTTAATTTCGAAACCAAACGAGTTACAATACTTGAAATATCAAATCAAATctaaataatagaaataaaaaagcACGCATATTCAGCAACAAATGTACAAGCAAATAATCAAAGCAAACATAAACGCATGTCACCAATATTCGCGAATATTTACAAACCATTTGAACTCACAACCTCaaaattaatgatataattaattcgaTATCATTAGACTAATTATCATTAGACTAATGACACTTTGATAAAAGTAAGCAGATAACTTTGTGCATGGATCAGTCACAGGGCCCGTTTATTTAATTTCCTCTGattaaaataaaacaaaaatacaCAACTACTATTTTAAATAGCAAGAATTGTAAAGATAAAAGACTAGTTTTTATTTTCTACTCTACAATGGATAGAGTAGCAAATGAAATTTAACATTTTTTTCAGTAGTTGGGGGACTTTAGTAACAGTACATTAGCACAAGTACATGATCAAATGTTTGCTAGTTGTTGAATGTTGATAGGATAAACAAAATTAGGACCACCATTGAAAGCATTCTTTCCCATTAGTATGTTTACTGCTCCTGTTGGGTGAAATGCATCCCAAAACACGTACTCGTGCCTGTTTGGACATGGTGTTTGGAACGGTAAACATGTTATTTGTCCTCTGTTTCTACCTATTCCGCAACATCCTCTATTAACCACCCGAAATCCTGCACAAAAAATAATCCCCAGAAATCGTTACTCTTGCAAAGAGAAATGATAATTATGCCTAAAAGTTGGCTTAAAAATTGGTCAAACACCACATGTCAACCAACTAAAATACTACTTAAAAATGGATCATATAAAAAATCAATGATGATTGATATGGGTATTTTAGGCCATATTTCAGGCTAAATTTTTTGGCATAAGTATCTTTTATAAGTATCAAATTGAAGGAAAGTTAGTACCATAAGATCTTGAGTTGGCAAGTAGATCTTGGAACATGTTAtgaatatcaacaaagatgaatttAGAACCAGGGAGATTGTTGCTTAAGTTGTTAATCATGGTCCTCATGTTGGCATTAAAAGGTACAATCAGTTGGTTCACGTCCTCGGAACATCTCGCACCCGAGCCTTGTGCTAAGATGCTAGGAATACAACCCATTAGTCCTAGCCCAGCCAACACAAACTTTCGCGCCCCAAGATTGTAAAGTCTCTGttataagaaaaaaaaatgatcTTACAAAATAAACAAGTACCAACTAAGGCACTTAGCTAGTTATTTTAAGAGCTTATTATCTTAACATAACTTACATAAGTTTTTATAGTGCGTTTGGAATTTTAAATCTGTTGCAAAAATAAACAACACTTGAGCAGATAAACGTTTACAAATAAAATACCTAAACACCCTCTAAAAGGGAGCATCTAGTGTAGAGCAACTGGGTCAGCCAACCCCTACGACTATAGTTTTTTTCTTTTAGTATGTAGATATGTTCAATAGTGGAACTTGAACACTTTTTTTAAGGGTTAAAGTCAAAAATATACTACAAACttgcacaaatgtaccgatgtcgcccacaaactcattttcgtcctactgtcgcctacaaactttcaaaaagtgtaccgatgtaaacaaaaactttcaaaaagtgtaccaatgtaaacaaaaatgacttgctaccggctaaactggataaaatcaacacgtgtcgtgcgtggattggatcttaattcttaaaaaaataaaaaaaataaaaaaataaaaaaataaataatttatcaggtcaaaattagtatgtaacaggtcaaaactataaaatgttaatattagcacattttttgaaagtttgtaggcgacagtaggacggaaatgagtttgtgggcgacatcggtacatttgtgtaagtttgtagcctatttttggctttaaccctttttTTAAAGGCTGGTTCAATGGAAAATTTAAAAATACTACCACGTTTTTTTAGAAGTTTTTTTAAAAGATATTGGTCTCCATGTATACACATCTCGTAGTAAATCCTTATATCAGTACGAACATGTGAACACTTATAAGCTCCATATTGTTTTAGGGGAAACATATCATAAAATTTTCTAATGACGATTGTAAGGGTTGTCTTTAAGAAAAAGATTAATGCATGAAGTAGTGGTACACTAGTTGACTTAGTGGTGGTTATTTCCACAAAAGAGTAACTACTTTGAATGTATAAACAAAATTAGCAGGTCTAAATTTCTTAATGACAACCCTTAAGATTTGAAAAGTTCATTATAATTAaaaacatatagatatagatatagatatagatatagattaaaTTTTAATTCTTGGTTTTTTTTTAGCATAGCCAGGTGGTTGGGCTCCTGACATCCTTGCAAGAGGCCTCAGGTTCCAATCTTGAGGTATCAGAGAAGGGTTGGAAACAGTGAGAGAGTAGTCATGATGGGTTGCTTACAGTAGAATatgaggtcggattactcgccGTTCTTAGATAACCCGAAACAGGAAAAACCttacaaattttttttctttttcttttttctttttactGTTAGAAACCTTTAAGTTGAAAATGGTTAAAAATttgtaatttattatttttatgttaatggAATGTGTAGAATATAAAGATCCGGTTAAAATACTTTAAAGAAAATAATTATTTGATTACTTTgtaattttgataatactacttCCAGTttttataagataataataataaaataataattaatatactacAGTATGAGAATAGGAAATAAAAAAGAAGGCTTTGACTGAATAAAATGGCATAGATAGTGTAGGCGGTCCAGATGCAAGTTTGAAAACACAAGGTTTTAAAATTTAAGAGGCCAACAAGCTAgaaaatataacaataacaataacaataacaataataataataataataataatataattatttcaaACAGGCATATaaatcatcatatcatcatcatcatcatcatcatcaactacaAAATAATTACATTATTGACAAAACTTTTGGGATGGCCACAGCCCTACCCAAAACTTGAAGTACGTCATAGTTCGGCATGTTAAATTTCGACGTCCTAAGCTATTGTTTTTCAATTTTTTAAACTTTTGTCCCAGCCGAAAAAATTTTTTACTCCACCAAggtctaaaatttatatatatgatttatatataacTAACAATGTGTGGGAAGATTGTGAGCTTACAGTGAGTTGAGAAGTATATTCTTTGGACAAGAGATCAGCAAACTGTTGGCCATTGTACTGGTTACGGGTCGGGTAGTTTGGCATGAGGTAGTTATTTAGGTAGTCATTGCTACCCATTCCCACAAAGAATAGGCTTTGAGCAACCTTTTGAGCCACATCAGCTGGACCCAAATTGTTCGATATTTGATCCAATGAATCTTCAAAGTTTTTTATCTGTTGTTTGAATGGGATGCGTCCTACCTATTTGATCAAAACAATTTTGGTTATCATAGTATTGCATATATATGTACCATTTACCATACAGAATTGATATGTATGTTATTAAACTTACAAAATTTCGGCCTGTGATGTCAAGGATTCCAGAAGCTGCTGATGCAAAATTGACTCCATGAATCATTTGATCTGCAGAATTTGATGCTTGGGAGTAGGCTGGTATCAGTGGCAATCCTAGCATTTC from Rutidosis leptorrhynchoides isolate AG116_Rl617_1_P2 chromosome 9, CSIRO_AGI_Rlap_v1, whole genome shotgun sequence harbors:
- the LOC139868330 gene encoding GDSL esterase/lipase At1g71691, coding for MGQDYGGDNDFGGDNDGGVADTFSPNNTMGGKIVPSMYAFGDSLIDNGNNNDLNSFAKANYFPYGIDFNGGPTGRFSNGYTMIDQIAEMLGLPLIPAYSQASNSADQMIHGVNFASAASGILDITGRNFVGRIPFKQQIKNFEDSLDQISNNLGPADVAQKVAQSLFFVGMGSNDYLNNYLMPNYPTRNQYNGQQFADLLSKEYTSQLTRLYNLGARKFVLAGLGLMGCIPSILAQGSGARCSEDVNQLIVPFNANMRTMINNLSNNLPGSKFIFVDIHNMFQDLLANSRSYGFRVVNRGCCGIGRNRGQITCLPFQTPCPNRHEYVFWDAFHPTGAVNILMGKNAFNGGPNFVYPINIQQLANI